A window of Dissulfurirhabdus thermomarina contains these coding sequences:
- the lspA gene encoding signal peptidase II, which produces MTSAARAYGAFAAVAAAVVVVDQATKWLVLHGFGLYEVRPVVPGLFNLTLVFNTGVAFGLLAGGGAWRRLFLLAVAVAALAAMAAVLGRRPGRSAPLLYGAALVAGGAAGNMVDRLRYGAVVDFLDFHLGAYHWPAFNAADSAITVGAALMAFHFLFREPR; this is translated from the coding sequence ATGACCTCCGCCGCCCGTGCCTACGGCGCCTTCGCCGCGGTGGCGGCGGCGGTCGTGGTCGTCGACCAGGCGACCAAGTGGCTGGTGCTCCACGGCTTCGGGCTCTACGAGGTTCGGCCGGTGGTGCCCGGCCTCTTCAACCTCACCCTGGTGTTCAACACCGGGGTCGCCTTCGGCCTGCTGGCGGGCGGCGGCGCCTGGCGGCGCCTCTTCCTCCTGGCCGTGGCCGTGGCGGCCCTGGCCGCAATGGCGGCGGTGCTCGGCCGGCGGCCCGGCCGCTCCGCCCCCCTCCTCTACGGGGCCGCCCTGGTGGCCGGCGGCGCCGCGGGCAACATGGTGGACCGCCTCCGGTACGGGGCCGTGGTGGACTTCCTGGACTTTCACCTGGGCGCCTACCACTGGCCGGCCTTCAACGCGGCCGACTCCGCCATCACCGTGGGGGCCGCCCTGATGGCCTTCCATTTCCTCTTCCGGGAGCCGCGGTAA
- a CDS encoding M48 family metallopeptidase produces MENRIPTYPAAPSPRRRLRAAAAGLAAALLLPLLAAPRPARAMMSVEEEKELGARLLRMVKEQAQLVEDPEVVGYVRGVGRKVLAQVGTSFFDYRFFVIQDAALNAFAMPGGLVFVHSGLIEAVDNEDELLCVIAHEIGHVEGRHVARRMERMQRVNLATAAMAIAGIFLGSPKAGSAILATSGALNASIALKYSRADEEEADRRGYAWICKAGYDPGGLIAVLKKMQRHRWLGSDRIPSYLSTHPGAAERVTYLEHQRAYRPCPQRVPQDNFELRRVQVRLRVLTSDPRVLVERYRRELAATPKDSLLRFGLAEALLAARDYDAALALFRELAEQEGDARPRFRADLGRALFTAGRYAEARKVLTTYLEAHPGDDGARFLLARTLLELGNAGAALPLLGRLSGDWPEAPGLDFQLGRALAAAGRTGEAHYHFYLHYLRSGDARAAAYHRDRALALLPAGSPLRRKLVPPGERNATRAEEEAGR; encoded by the coding sequence TTGGAGAACCGTATCCCGACATACCCGGCCGCCCCGTCTCCCCGGCGCCGCCTTCGGGCGGCGGCCGCGGGGCTCGCCGCGGCCCTCCTGCTGCCGCTGCTGGCCGCACCCCGGCCGGCCCGGGCCATGATGTCGGTGGAGGAGGAGAAGGAGCTCGGCGCCCGCCTGCTCCGGATGGTGAAGGAGCAGGCCCAACTCGTCGAGGACCCGGAGGTGGTGGGTTACGTCCGGGGCGTGGGCCGCAAGGTGCTGGCCCAGGTGGGGACCAGCTTCTTCGACTACCGCTTCTTCGTGATCCAGGACGCGGCCCTCAACGCCTTCGCCATGCCCGGCGGGCTGGTCTTCGTCCACAGCGGGCTGATCGAGGCCGTGGACAACGAGGACGAGCTCCTCTGTGTCATCGCCCACGAGATCGGGCACGTGGAGGGCCGCCACGTGGCGCGGCGGATGGAGCGGATGCAGCGGGTCAACCTGGCCACGGCGGCCATGGCCATCGCCGGGATCTTCCTCGGCAGCCCCAAGGCCGGCAGCGCCATCCTCGCCACCTCCGGGGCGCTCAACGCCTCCATCGCCCTGAAGTACAGCCGGGCGGACGAGGAGGAGGCGGACCGACGCGGCTACGCCTGGATCTGCAAGGCCGGCTACGACCCCGGGGGGCTGATCGCCGTCCTGAAGAAGATGCAGCGTCACCGCTGGCTGGGCTCCGACCGGATCCCGAGCTACCTCTCCACCCATCCCGGGGCCGCCGAGCGGGTGACCTACCTGGAGCACCAGCGGGCCTACCGGCCCTGCCCCCAGCGGGTGCCGCAGGACAACTTCGAGCTCCGGCGGGTCCAGGTCCGGCTCCGGGTCCTCACCTCGGATCCGCGGGTCCTGGTGGAGCGGTACCGGCGCGAGCTGGCGGCCACCCCGAAAGACAGCCTCCTCCGGTTCGGCCTGGCCGAGGCGCTGCTCGCCGCGCGGGACTACGACGCGGCCCTGGCGCTCTTCCGGGAGCTGGCCGAGCAGGAGGGCGATGCCCGCCCGCGGTTTCGCGCCGACCTGGGGCGGGCTCTCTTCACTGCGGGCCGTTACGCGGAGGCCCGCAAGGTGTTGACAACCTACCTGGAGGCCCATCCCGGCGACGACGGCGCCCGCTTCCTCCTGGCGCGGACCCTCCTGGAACTCGGGAACGCCGGGGCCGCCTTGCCCCTCCTCGGGCGCCTGTCCGGGGACTGGCCCGAGGCCCCCGGGCTCGATTTCCAGCTCGGCCGGGCCCTGGCGGCGGCGGGCCGAACGGGGGAGGCCCACTACCACTTCTACCTTCACTACCTGCGGTCCGGGGACGCCCGGGCCGCCGCCTACCACCGGGACCGGGCCCTGGCGTTGCTGCCGGCCGGCAGCCCCCTCCGCCGGAAGCTTGTCCCGCCGGGCGAAAGGAACGCCACCCGGGCAGAGGAGGAGGCCGGGCGATGA
- the groES gene encoding co-chaperone GroES, producing MKIRPLHDRILVKRLEEEEKTKGGIIIPDTAKEKPIEGKVIAVGNGKLMENGELRPLDVKEGDRVLFGKYAGTEIKIEGEDYLMMREDDVLGIIEG from the coding sequence ATGAAGATTCGTCCATTGCACGACCGTATCCTCGTCAAGCGCTTGGAGGAGGAGGAGAAAACCAAGGGCGGGATCATCATCCCCGACACCGCCAAGGAGAAGCCCATCGAGGGCAAGGTGATCGCCGTGGGCAACGGCAAGCTCATGGAGAACGGCGAACTCCGGCCCCTCGACGTCAAGGAGGGGGACCGGGTGCTCTTCGGCAAGTACGCCGGGACGGAGATCAAGATCGAAGGAGAGGATTACCTCATGATGCGGGAGGACGACGTCCTCGGCATCATCGAGGGCTGA